In Cicer arietinum cultivar CDC Frontier isolate Library 1 chromosome 7, Cicar.CDCFrontier_v2.0, whole genome shotgun sequence, a single window of DNA contains:
- the LOC101515486 gene encoding isoleucine N-monooxygenase 1-like, with protein sequence MEFSIVSHQLSQTLFWSLIPMLFILTLLIKIFLKLNHQKTRISKKFTLPPGPKPWPIVGNIPEMLANRPTNRWIQKIMNDLNTEIACIRLGNIHVILVSSPQIAREFFIKQDAIFASRPISWSNEYIGGFMTTALSPFGDQWKKMKKIISNEIVSPLRHQWLHDKRVKEADNLVRYVYNQCKKNGGLVNVRDVARQYSGNVIRRLIFNIRYFGNGNEDGGPGLMEIEYVEAVFTVLECLFAFSVSDFMPCLIGLDLDGHKKKIKKACKTMKKYHDPIIEERIQQWKNGKKIKKEDLLDVLISLKDAHNNSLLTQHEIESNVLDWTLAAIDNPSNAVEWGLAEMINQPELLKKAIEELDSVVGKERLVQEYDFPKLNYVKACAKEAFRLHPISDFLIPHVAMKDTVVANYIIPKDSQVILRRQGIGLNPRVWEEPLKFKPERYLKENGSNLSLADTSLDTLIFSTGRRGCSGILLGTSMTIMLFARLLHGFTWSVPPNQSSIDLSESHGGTTKAKPLVALAKPRLLPEAYRLY encoded by the exons ATGGAATTTTCTATTGTCTCTCATCAATTGTCACAAACATTATTTTGGTCACTCATACCAATGTTATTTATCTTAACACTCCTCATCAAAATCTTCCTCAAACTAAATCATCAGAAAACTCGTATATCTAAAAAGTTTACACTCCCTCCAGGTCCCAAACCTTGGCCTATAGTTGGTAACATTCCTGAGATGTTGGCAAATAGGCCTACAAATAGatggatacaaaagattatGAATGACCTCAACACAGAAATTGCATGCATCCGTTTAGGTAACATTCATGTCATTCTAGTCAGCAGTCCTCAAATTGCACGTgagttttttataaaacaagATGCAATTTTTGCTTCAAGACCCATTAGTTGGTCCAACGAGTACATTGGTGGATTTATGACCACAGCACTCAGCCCATTTGGAGATCAAtggaaaaaaatgaagaaaataattagCAATGAAATAGTTTCCCCTTTAAGGCATCAATGGCTTCATGACAAAAGAGTGAAAGAAGCTGATAATCTAGTACGTTATGTTTACAATCAATGCAAAAAAAATGGTGGCCTTGTGAATGTGAGGGATGTGGCACGACAATATTCAGGGAATGTCATTAGGAGGTTGATTTTCAATATAAGGTACTTTGGAAATGGTAATGAAGATGGTGGTCCTGGTTTAATGGAAATAGAATATGTAGAAGCAGTTTTCACTGTGTTAGAGTGCCTTTTTGCTTTCTCTGTTTCTGATTTCATGCCATGCTTAATAGGCCTTGACTTGGATggacataaaaagaaaattaagaaaGCTTGTAAGACCATGAAGAAATATCATGACCCCATCATTGAGGAAAGAATTCAACAATGGAAGAATGGGAAAAAGATAAAGAAAGAAGACCTTCTTGATGTTCTCATCTCACTCAAAGATGCACACAACAATTCCCTTTTAACTCAACATGAAATTGAGTCTAATGTTTTG GATTGGACACTAGCAGCCATTGATAATCCATCAAATGCAGTCGAATGGGGACTTGCTGAAATGATAAATCAACCGGAGCTACTTAAAAAAGCCATAGAAGAATTAGACAGTGTAGTTGGAAAAGAAAGGTTGGTGCAAGAATACGATTTTCCCAAACTAAACTATGTGAAGGCTTGTGCCAAAGAAGCTTTTCGACTTCACCCGATTAGCGATTTCCTTATTCCCCATGTTGCGATGAAAGACACTGTGGTTGCTAATTACATTATCCCAAAAGATAGTCAAGTGATATTAAGGAGACAAGGAATTGGTCTAAACCCTAGAGTTTGGGAAGAACCACTCAAGTTCAAACCTGAAAGATATCTTAAAGAAAATGGTTCTAATTTGAGTTTGGCAGATACAAGTTTGGACACATTAATATTTAGCACAGGAAGGCGTGGGTGTTCAGGAATTCTGCTTGGAACTTCAATGACTATTATGCTATTTGCAAGGTTGCTCCATGGATTCACTTGGAGTGTGCCACCCAATCAATCTAGCATTGACCTCTCTGAATCTCATGGAGGAACTACCAAAGCTAAGCCACTTGTGGCATTGGCAAAGCCAAGGTTACTACCAGAGGCTTATCgcttatattaa